In Hamadaea flava, a genomic segment contains:
- a CDS encoding ABC transporter permease: MRTTMMRRLRRDWFLLMLGLPGLLLVVLFHYVPLAGNVIAFKDYRPYLTIWEAPWVGFDNFRVIYDGDPAFLNALTNTLIISLIQIVVVFPIPIALAVLLNSLLSEKIKRVVQSVLYLPHFMSWVIVVALFQQMLGNAGLYNTWARAHEFPILHLIGNADLFLPLITSQAIWKDVGWGTIIFLAAISRVDTELFEAVAVDGGGRLRQLWHVTLPAIRSVVVLLLILRLGDVLTVGFEQIILQQAAVGQDASEVLDTYVYNRGIIDGNFGLAAAVGLVKGAIGLALVLIANKIAHLFGERGIYSRW, translated from the coding sequence GTGAGGACGACGATGATGCGACGGCTGCGGCGGGACTGGTTCCTGCTGATGCTCGGTCTGCCCGGCCTGCTGCTGGTGGTGTTGTTCCATTACGTGCCGCTGGCCGGCAACGTCATCGCGTTCAAGGACTACCGGCCCTACCTGACGATCTGGGAGGCGCCCTGGGTCGGCTTCGACAACTTCCGTGTGATCTACGACGGTGATCCGGCGTTCCTCAACGCGCTCACCAACACGCTGATCATCTCGCTCATTCAGATCGTGGTGGTCTTCCCGATCCCGATCGCCCTGGCCGTGCTGCTCAACAGCCTGCTCTCGGAGAAGATCAAGCGAGTCGTGCAGTCGGTGCTCTACCTGCCGCACTTCATGTCCTGGGTGATCGTGGTCGCGCTGTTCCAGCAGATGCTCGGCAACGCGGGCCTCTACAACACCTGGGCCCGCGCCCACGAGTTCCCGATCCTGCACCTGATCGGCAACGCCGACTTGTTCCTGCCACTGATCACCAGCCAGGCGATCTGGAAGGACGTCGGCTGGGGCACGATCATCTTCCTCGCCGCGATCTCCCGCGTCGACACCGAACTGTTCGAGGCGGTCGCCGTCGACGGCGGCGGCCGTCTGCGGCAGCTGTGGCACGTGACCCTGCCGGCCATCCGGTCGGTCGTGGTGCTACTGCTCATCCTGCGCCTCGGCGACGTCCTCACGGTCGGCTTCGAGCAGATCATCCTGCAACAGGCGGCGGTGGGCCAGGACGCCTCCGAAGTGCTGGACACCTACGTCTACAACCGCGGCATCATCGACGGCAACTTCGGGCTGGCCGCCGCGGTCGGCCTGGTCAAGGGTGCGATCGGACTCGCCCTCGTGCTCATCGCGAACAAGATCGCGCATCTGTTCGGGGAGAGAGGAATCTACTCGCGATGGTGA
- a CDS encoding FAD-dependent oxidoreductase, translating to MTSPLPGLRYHLPPESSSRETDSDVVVYGATSGGVTAAVRAARDGHSVTLLAFDDHVGGLSSGGLGETDVGRASTVGGLALAFYRAVGSAYGRPDVHWRVESHVAEALFRQWLATAGVTVLHRQHLCGVTMSGDRLAELRTDDGGRHRAKVFVDASYEGDLMAAAGVSHTIGREASAVYREPLAGVQPSSSHQFTVPVDPYIVPGQPASGLLSGICADAFGTVGDGDQRLQAYNFRLHVTDAADRVPYPEPDGYDRDRYELLRRHLDAGVFELYGRTTRIRGDVYDMNNHGAVSSDHIGANYEWPSAVSLTPASGPDDRPALDRQAAAAAAGYARREEIYADHVRYQAGLLHYLCFDRSVPTPVRTAAQAYGLAPGEFTGTAHWPHQLYIREARRMVSNYVITQHDATGTTPVDDPVALASYVMDSHNAKRVVVDGRTVNEGNVQHPLAAPMGIPYRALVPRTGECANLLVASAISASHVAFASVRMEPVFMMLGDAAGCAAGLAAATGSGVRDVDYETLREKLRANGAVLSGGAR from the coding sequence ATGACTTCGCCGCTACCCGGACTGCGCTATCACCTCCCGCCCGAGAGCTCGTCCCGCGAGACGGACTCGGACGTGGTGGTCTACGGCGCGACCTCGGGCGGCGTGACCGCGGCCGTGCGGGCGGCCCGCGACGGCCACTCCGTGACCCTGCTCGCCTTCGACGATCACGTGGGCGGCCTGAGCAGCGGTGGACTCGGGGAGACCGACGTCGGCCGGGCATCCACTGTGGGTGGACTCGCGCTGGCGTTCTACCGCGCCGTCGGCAGCGCCTACGGCCGGCCGGACGTGCACTGGCGGGTGGAGTCGCACGTCGCGGAGGCCCTCTTCCGGCAGTGGCTGGCCACCGCCGGAGTCACCGTGCTGCACCGGCAGCACCTGTGCGGCGTCACGATGTCGGGCGATCGGCTCGCCGAACTCCGCACCGACGACGGCGGGCGTCACCGCGCCAAGGTTTTCGTCGACGCCTCCTACGAGGGCGACCTGATGGCGGCAGCCGGCGTGTCGCACACCATCGGTCGGGAGGCGTCGGCGGTCTACCGGGAGCCGCTGGCAGGCGTGCAGCCCAGCTCCAGCCACCAGTTCACGGTCCCGGTCGACCCGTACATCGTGCCCGGTCAGCCGGCGTCGGGGTTGCTCAGCGGAATCTGCGCCGACGCGTTCGGCACCGTCGGCGACGGAGACCAGCGGCTGCAGGCGTACAACTTCCGGCTGCACGTGACCGACGCGGCCGATCGAGTGCCCTATCCCGAGCCGGACGGCTACGACCGGGACCGCTACGAACTGCTCCGGCGCCACCTCGACGCGGGGGTCTTCGAGCTGTACGGACGCACGACCCGGATCCGTGGCGACGTCTACGACATGAACAACCACGGAGCCGTGTCGTCTGACCACATCGGAGCAAACTACGAGTGGCCGTCGGCGGTCTCGCTGACCCCGGCATCGGGGCCCGACGACCGCCCGGCGCTCGATCGGCAGGCTGCGGCCGCCGCGGCCGGGTACGCCCGCCGCGAGGAGATCTACGCCGACCACGTCCGCTACCAGGCCGGACTGTTGCACTACCTCTGCTTCGACCGGTCGGTGCCGACCCCGGTCCGCACGGCCGCCCAGGCATACGGGCTGGCTCCCGGCGAGTTCACCGGCACCGCCCACTGGCCGCACCAGCTCTACATCCGAGAGGCGCGCCGGATGGTCTCCAACTATGTGATCACACAGCATGACGCGACCGGGACGACTCCGGTCGACGATCCGGTCGCGCTCGCCTCCTACGTCATGGACTCCCACAACGCCAAACGTGTCGTCGTCGACGGCCGGACGGTCAACGAGGGCAACGTGCAGCATCCCCTCGCCGCGCCGATGGGCATCCCGTACCGGGCGCTCGTGCCGCGTACCGGTGAATGTGCGAACCTGCTCGTCGCGTCGGCCATCTCGGCGTCCCATGTGGCCTTCGCCTCGGTACGCATGGAACCGGTGTTCATGATGCTCGGCGATGCAGCCGGCTGCGCCGCCGGACTGGCCGCCGCCACCGGCTCGGGCGTGCGCGACGTCGACTATGAGACGCTGCGCGAGAAGTTGCGCGCCAACGGAGCGGTCCTGTCGGGAGGAGCCCGGTGA
- a CDS encoding FAD-dependent oxidoreductase: MNTAENPDVVIYGATLAGIMSALRLRMRGYRSLILEPTGHVGGIVAGGLVKSDCPNVVEALAGLTLTRFFEGIGREYGQDGPAYRFEPKVAEKVARALVTEAGATVRLNERIHGPSDVEVVADKIVAVKGIPARFVIDASYEGDLMAAAGVPYSYGREGRDAYGEPLAGFQPEIAYRRRSFRPNDLYPVKPRPRQKLGEADDKTQAYNFRGVLSTNPDRLPFPKPDGYDPKLFAYLGQLLAHRGVKGLSDIVTHTALLPNRKYQTNQALFFGFDLPGASWNYPDGSWSRRDDVIAEQVRWHQGMLYWLANDPSLPESFRADTRTFGLPPDEFVDSPHGTGFPHALYIREARRMVGAHVLTQHDLLKPTNTKTTPVCCWKYGMDSHIVQYYAEGDDTIVGEGTLSGTEHNPPVDLYQVPAEVLFPARGGVANIAVPLCFSASHVGYSSPRMEPNYGMLGEAAGELAAQSLGTGRAVQDYDYPQLAAALREHGSVLTLPGLE; this comes from the coding sequence ATGAACACCGCCGAGAATCCGGACGTCGTCATCTACGGCGCGACGCTCGCCGGGATCATGTCCGCGCTGCGGCTGCGCATGCGCGGGTACCGCAGCCTCATCCTGGAGCCGACCGGGCACGTGGGCGGCATCGTCGCCGGCGGCCTGGTCAAGTCCGACTGCCCGAACGTCGTCGAGGCGCTGGCCGGGCTCACCCTGACCAGGTTCTTCGAAGGCATCGGGCGCGAGTACGGCCAGGACGGGCCGGCGTACCGGTTCGAGCCCAAGGTCGCCGAGAAGGTCGCCCGCGCACTGGTCACGGAGGCAGGGGCGACCGTCCGGCTCAACGAACGCATCCACGGCCCCTCCGATGTGGAGGTCGTCGCCGACAAGATCGTCGCGGTGAAGGGCATCCCGGCCCGGTTCGTGATCGACGCGTCCTACGAAGGCGACCTGATGGCGGCCGCGGGTGTGCCGTACAGCTACGGCCGGGAGGGGCGCGACGCGTACGGCGAACCCCTCGCGGGCTTCCAGCCGGAGATCGCGTACCGCCGGCGAAGCTTCCGGCCCAACGATCTGTACCCGGTCAAGCCTCGGCCGCGGCAGAAGCTGGGGGAAGCAGACGACAAGACTCAGGCCTACAACTTCCGCGGCGTGCTGTCGACCAACCCCGACCGTCTGCCGTTCCCGAAGCCCGACGGCTACGACCCGAAGCTGTTCGCGTACCTCGGTCAGCTGCTGGCCCATCGCGGCGTCAAGGGACTGTCCGACATCGTGACGCACACCGCGCTGCTGCCGAACCGGAAGTATCAAACCAACCAGGCGCTGTTCTTCGGGTTCGACCTGCCCGGCGCGTCGTGGAACTATCCGGACGGCTCCTGGTCCCGCCGCGACGACGTGATCGCCGAGCAGGTCCGCTGGCATCAGGGGATGCTCTACTGGCTGGCCAACGATCCGTCGCTGCCGGAGAGCTTCCGAGCCGACACGCGTACCTTCGGACTGCCGCCGGACGAGTTCGTCGACAGTCCCCATGGAACGGGGTTCCCGCACGCGCTCTACATCCGCGAAGCCCGCCGGATGGTCGGCGCCCATGTGCTGACCCAGCACGACCTGCTGAAGCCGACCAACACCAAGACCACCCCGGTCTGCTGCTGGAAATACGGCATGGACAGCCACATCGTCCAGTACTACGCCGAAGGCGACGACACGATCGTGGGCGAGGGCACCCTGTCCGGCACCGAGCACAACCCGCCCGTCGACCTCTATCAGGTCCCGGCCGAGGTGCTGTTCCCGGCACGGGGCGGCGTCGCCAACATCGCCGTTCCGCTCTGTTTCTCGGCCAGCCACGTCGGCTACAGCTCGCCGCGCATGGAGCCCAACTACGGCATGCTCGGCGAGGCCGCCGGCGAGCTGGCCGCCCAGTCGCTGGGTACCGGGCGGGCCGTGCAGGACTATGACTACCCCCAGCTGGCGGCGGCGTTGCGGGAACACGGCAGCGTCCTGACCTTGCCTGGGCTGGAGTAG
- a CDS encoding sialidase family protein, which yields MLRGRRVLAVAAIATVALALAGTVPADADVSSSVVPLEGGSPDAQMVSLSAATSMVESATVPIQAPSSTYGVDTGTAAEPSRAVSVPYATNYDFDHPWTYGYKVTTDGGSTFQTGTYHGIALALDDGRLLAWDSDWGQAVAGPIRKVNVQYSADSGTTWSTASQAQVDISPLSFVTTANFYPTSVIQVPGGPLLMGGYGGTSGGMTGFLLKSLDAGAHWTLVSVVGAADPTHAYTEVGLAQNAVGELVSVVRTQNPTASGDASYYTLRIRRAQLTAVAGAPADRTVTWETSTPIALPAALDATIMPRLSLLPNGMLALVGGRNHNWLAVSYAGDGRTWDYIGTFYRNYPSGVTGGNTFNYGSSGNASLAWTEPNRVLLTADTCHLLRNQDTGQVTNNCTRGGLNSPNTTAGVQRVLADLLRRNVGKIDLGSKYRAGAIQVSSSLDSTFAAHPRTGVAAAFDGSNEQWSSAIAAGASQGTFDITLDGAYTLNRIGISQSVGHTQSSVVQTKLNAADPWTDWFTAGPNSRLAMTYYEPGARQARYVRIVTGASDGCLPGAGPDCSVLNELELYSTVDSFENDPLSGATPRGWVVKETIVNGAGRIGCWATQNTSGSGSSRALLINDAYTDHLPTAFQKANAAASRTVEFRTKFLVGDGPMLFGIRNTNTTTFDSDDMAFHLMVSKSGAISYYKGGTWNALPVAKTFDMAAWNKIAIQATSPTSATVLINGIPIGTLPRTDGAAGALYGPQFSSSSTADTGDQFLIDDVLTS from the coding sequence ATGCTCAGAGGGCGACGGGTGCTTGCGGTGGCGGCCATCGCGACCGTAGCGCTCGCCCTGGCCGGCACGGTCCCGGCCGACGCCGACGTGTCGTCCTCAGTGGTGCCGCTGGAGGGCGGCTCGCCGGACGCCCAGATGGTCAGCCTCAGTGCTGCGACCAGCATGGTGGAATCGGCGACCGTTCCGATCCAGGCACCGTCGTCCACCTACGGCGTCGATACCGGGACCGCTGCCGAGCCGAGCCGGGCAGTGTCGGTGCCGTACGCGACCAACTACGATTTCGATCATCCGTGGACCTACGGGTATAAGGTCACCACCGACGGTGGGAGCACCTTCCAGACCGGCACGTATCACGGCATCGCCCTCGCGCTGGACGACGGACGGTTGCTCGCGTGGGATTCGGACTGGGGGCAGGCGGTCGCCGGGCCGATCCGCAAGGTAAACGTGCAGTACTCGGCCGACTCCGGTACGACGTGGAGCACGGCTTCTCAGGCGCAGGTGGACATCAGCCCGCTCAGTTTCGTCACCACCGCCAATTTCTACCCGACCAGCGTGATCCAGGTGCCCGGCGGCCCGCTGCTGATGGGCGGATACGGCGGCACCAGCGGCGGAATGACCGGCTTCCTCCTCAAGAGCCTGGATGCGGGCGCGCACTGGACCCTGGTCAGCGTCGTAGGCGCGGCCGACCCCACCCACGCGTACACCGAAGTGGGTCTCGCCCAGAACGCCGTCGGCGAACTGGTCTCCGTCGTACGCACCCAGAACCCGACAGCTAGCGGAGACGCCAGCTACTACACCTTGAGGATCCGCCGAGCCCAGCTCACCGCAGTCGCCGGTGCCCCGGCCGACCGAACCGTGACGTGGGAGACGTCGACGCCGATCGCTCTACCTGCGGCGCTCGACGCCACGATCATGCCCCGGCTCAGCTTGTTGCCGAACGGCATGCTCGCACTGGTCGGCGGACGCAATCACAATTGGCTGGCGGTGTCCTACGCCGGCGACGGTCGTACCTGGGACTACATCGGGACGTTCTACCGTAACTACCCGTCCGGCGTCACCGGCGGCAACACCTTCAACTACGGCTCCAGCGGCAACGCGAGCCTGGCGTGGACCGAGCCGAACCGGGTGCTGCTGACCGCCGACACCTGCCACCTTCTGCGTAACCAGGACACCGGCCAGGTCACCAACAACTGCACCCGCGGCGGCCTGAACAGCCCGAACACCACGGCTGGCGTACAACGGGTCCTCGCCGACCTGCTGCGGCGCAACGTGGGCAAGATCGATCTGGGGTCGAAGTATCGTGCCGGTGCGATCCAGGTGAGCAGCTCGCTGGACTCGACGTTCGCCGCCCACCCGCGTACTGGTGTCGCGGCGGCCTTCGACGGCAGCAACGAGCAGTGGTCCAGCGCGATCGCCGCCGGGGCGTCCCAGGGCACCTTCGACATCACCCTGGACGGGGCGTACACCCTGAATCGGATCGGTATCAGTCAATCCGTTGGCCACACCCAGTCGTCCGTGGTGCAGACCAAGCTCAACGCCGCCGACCCGTGGACCGACTGGTTCACCGCCGGGCCGAACAGCAGACTCGCGATGACCTACTACGAACCCGGCGCGCGCCAGGCCCGATACGTCCGGATCGTGACCGGCGCCTCCGATGGATGCCTGCCCGGCGCCGGCCCCGACTGCAGCGTGCTCAACGAACTCGAGCTGTACTCCACGGTGGACTCGTTCGAGAACGACCCGCTGTCCGGAGCGACGCCCCGCGGCTGGGTGGTGAAGGAGACGATAGTCAACGGTGCGGGTCGCATCGGCTGTTGGGCCACCCAGAACACGTCCGGCAGCGGCAGCAGCCGAGCCCTGCTGATCAACGACGCCTACACCGACCACCTCCCGACCGCCTTCCAGAAGGCGAACGCCGCCGCCAGCCGGACCGTCGAGTTCCGGACCAAGTTCCTCGTGGGCGACGGCCCGATGCTGTTCGGCATCCGCAACACCAACACGACGACCTTCGATTCGGACGACATGGCGTTCCACCTCATGGTGTCCAAGTCCGGCGCGATCTCCTACTACAAGGGCGGCACCTGGAATGCCCTCCCGGTCGCCAAGACGTTCGACATGGCCGCCTGGAACAAGATCGCCATCCAGGCGACGAGCCCGACCAGCGCCACTGTGCTGATCAACGGCATTCCCATCGGGACCCTGCCGCGCACCGACGGTGCCGCCGGCGCCCTTTACGGGCCACAATTCTCGTCGAGTTCGACTGCGGACACCGGTGATCAGTTCCTGATCGACGACGTGCTGACCTCCTGA
- a CDS encoding FAD-dependent oxidoreductase, which yields MSMATELETDLLVVGGGLGGVAAALTAARLGRRVVLTEETDWLGGQLTAQAVPSDEHPWIETDYISPGYRELRGRVRDYYRRNYPLLPEAAADPTLNPGLGNVSRLCHEPRVGVAVLDEMLAGYVSAGRITILYHHVPVSADTDGDHLRAVTLRNTRTGDTVVVSAKLVADATELGDLLELAGVEHVIGAESQDQTGEPFAAPEPDWTDQQSITWCFPLEYRPGEDHVIDKPASYDHWKTHVDPFWPGPQLSWFKIDIHTNAGKENRIFEGDLDGVRLPDLWHFRRIRARSQFRRDLVDTDITLVNWPNIDYWEAPLIGPGIDDAARTRALQRCKELSLSYLHWMQTEAPRHDGGTGYPGLKLRPDLTGTDDGLAKYAYIRESRRIKARFTVLEQHVAVVDRPEDGGSEPFADAVGVGHYNIDLHPSTAGVNYVNLECYPFQIPLGALIPVRLRNLLPACKNIGTTHITNGCYRLHPVEWSIGEAVGALAAYCLRQGTEPHAVADSPRLTEDYQSLLTQTLGIPIAWPDEVRRTRPSQASKNSTPVLAMPERRVKAAR from the coding sequence ATGAGCATGGCGACCGAGCTGGAGACCGACCTCCTGGTGGTCGGCGGAGGCTTGGGCGGCGTCGCCGCGGCGCTGACCGCCGCGCGGCTGGGCCGCCGCGTCGTCCTGACCGAGGAAACCGACTGGCTCGGCGGCCAGCTCACCGCGCAGGCGGTGCCGTCCGACGAACACCCCTGGATCGAGACCGACTACATCTCACCCGGGTACCGCGAGCTGCGTGGACGGGTCCGCGACTACTATCGGCGCAACTACCCGCTGCTGCCGGAGGCGGCCGCGGACCCGACGCTGAACCCCGGCCTGGGCAACGTCAGCCGGCTCTGTCACGAACCGCGCGTCGGGGTGGCCGTCCTGGACGAGATGCTGGCCGGGTACGTGTCGGCCGGCCGGATCACGATCCTCTACCACCACGTCCCCGTCAGCGCCGACACCGACGGCGATCACCTCCGCGCGGTCACCCTGCGAAACACGCGAACCGGCGACACCGTCGTCGTCTCCGCCAAGCTCGTCGCGGACGCGACCGAACTCGGCGATCTGCTGGAGCTGGCAGGAGTCGAGCACGTCATCGGAGCCGAGTCGCAGGACCAGACCGGCGAGCCGTTCGCGGCGCCCGAGCCTGACTGGACCGATCAGCAGTCCATCACGTGGTGCTTCCCGCTGGAGTATCGGCCGGGTGAGGACCACGTCATCGACAAGCCCGCCTCGTACGATCATTGGAAGACGCACGTCGACCCGTTCTGGCCGGGGCCGCAGCTGTCCTGGTTCAAGATCGACATTCATACCAACGCCGGCAAGGAGAATCGGATCTTCGAGGGCGACCTCGACGGCGTACGCCTGCCGGACCTCTGGCACTTCCGACGCATCCGGGCGCGCAGCCAGTTCCGCCGTGACCTGGTCGACACCGACATCACCCTGGTCAACTGGCCTAACATCGACTACTGGGAAGCGCCGCTGATCGGACCCGGCATCGACGACGCCGCCCGGACCAGGGCACTCCAGCGCTGCAAGGAGCTGTCGCTGTCCTATCTGCACTGGATGCAGACCGAGGCCCCCCGGCACGACGGCGGAACCGGCTATCCCGGGCTCAAGCTGCGCCCCGACCTGACCGGCACCGACGACGGCCTGGCCAAGTACGCCTACATCCGCGAATCACGCCGGATCAAAGCCCGGTTCACCGTGCTGGAGCAGCATGTCGCCGTGGTCGACCGGCCGGAAGACGGCGGTTCGGAGCCGTTCGCCGACGCGGTCGGCGTCGGGCACTACAACATCGACCTGCACCCGAGCACGGCCGGCGTGAACTACGTGAACCTGGAGTGCTACCCGTTCCAGATCCCGCTCGGCGCGCTGATCCCCGTGCGGCTGCGCAACCTCCTGCCCGCCTGCAAGAACATCGGGACCACGCACATCACCAACGGCTGCTACCGCCTGCACCCGGTGGAATGGAGCATCGGGGAGGCCGTCGGCGCGCTGGCGGCGTACTGCCTGCGGCAGGGCACCGAACCGCACGCGGTCGCCGACTCGCCCCGGCTCACCGAGGACTACCAAAGCCTGCTCACCCAGACCCTCGGCATCCCGATCGCCTGGCCCGACGAGGTACGCCGCACCCGCCCGTCGCAGGCCTCGAAGAACTCCACACCGGTCCTCGCCATGCCCGAGCGCCGGGTGAAGGCGGCCCGATGA
- a CDS encoding LacI family DNA-binding transcriptional regulator, which translates to MNGERGIIRQADIAREAGVSQSTVSQVLRGAGDLSRISLETQRRVLTAAKRLRYTTSPQQRTAVEKRHAPPLLGVHTFEPIFPTSAGDYYFEFLQGIEEQAGVEGCNLVLFTAARDEGGVRRIYRGDVNALGQAAGSVILGHRAHQDDLARLAADAHPFVYIGHREVPGFQISYVGGDYRTATGRIVDDLVALGHRTFAYLGEAVRYEPQADRWEGFSTALDRFGLTVPVPAYTQPEELAAQWLDTALAAGTTVILVESVSLLRVLHAIIGLRGLSVPGDVSIMLLVDDTASPGAWASMQVPRNAMGRRAVRLLTALVTDPIGDYERQILLPCTHTLEPSVAPPR; encoded by the coding sequence GTGAACGGAGAACGCGGAATCATCCGGCAGGCCGACATCGCCCGCGAGGCCGGCGTCTCGCAGTCCACGGTGTCCCAGGTCCTGCGCGGTGCCGGTGATCTGAGCCGGATCTCCCTCGAAACGCAGCGCCGGGTGCTGACGGCCGCCAAACGGCTGCGCTACACCACCAGCCCGCAACAGCGTACTGCGGTCGAGAAGCGCCACGCACCGCCGCTGCTGGGCGTGCACACCTTCGAGCCGATCTTCCCGACCAGCGCCGGGGACTACTACTTCGAGTTCCTGCAAGGCATCGAGGAGCAGGCCGGCGTCGAGGGCTGCAACCTGGTGCTGTTCACCGCCGCGCGCGACGAGGGCGGCGTACGCCGGATCTACCGCGGCGACGTCAACGCCCTGGGCCAGGCAGCCGGCAGCGTGATCCTCGGCCATCGGGCGCACCAGGACGATCTGGCCCGGCTGGCCGCCGACGCGCATCCATTCGTCTACATCGGCCATCGTGAAGTACCCGGATTCCAGATCAGCTACGTCGGCGGCGACTACCGGACAGCCACCGGCCGCATCGTCGACGACCTGGTCGCCCTCGGCCACCGGACCTTCGCCTACCTCGGTGAAGCCGTCCGCTACGAACCGCAGGCCGACCGCTGGGAAGGCTTCTCCACCGCACTGGACCGATTCGGGCTGACCGTGCCCGTCCCCGCGTACACGCAGCCGGAAGAACTGGCCGCCCAGTGGCTCGACACCGCGTTGGCCGCCGGCACCACGGTGATCCTCGTGGAGTCGGTCAGCCTCCTGCGGGTACTGCACGCGATCATCGGACTGCGAGGCCTCAGCGTCCCCGGCGACGTCTCGATCATGCTGCTGGTCGACGACACCGCGAGCCCCGGCGCCTGGGCCAGCATGCAGGTGCCGCGCAACGCCATGGGACGGCGCGCGGTTCGCCTGCTGACCGCGCTGGTCACCGACCCGATCGGGGATTACGAGCGACAGATCCTGCTGCCCTGCACGCACACACTCGAACCCTCCGTCGCCCCACCTCGGTAG
- a CDS encoding extracellular solute-binding protein, translated as MANQSLSRRRFLALTGGAAAAVAGSGLLAACGSSSTPTTGGAGSVTFPEYAPATLVKPDLPATADGVMAGFYDYPANLATAFTSKPGEGLGNVTVLTNMFNPVPPGAGSNAYWQEVNTQLGATLDITMTPSADYLSKLSTVIAGGQLPDMTLISSKLAHRADVLTRLCADLSEFVSGSAITEYPFLANIPKDAWLSTAYGGGIFAVPIPRGIAGTIFFARDDLIRAKGLNTAPASYAEFVRLAEGLTDAKANKWAFGGIKRVIVFAGTMLGVPNTWRADNGKFVSEFETEQRKEAVARTAELYKKGLFHPDSLGGKLQVRDLFGNGTIALHGDGYAAWDTMAAAYKVEIGAMPAPKADGGGIAQHPAGAASFAITAFKKGDKARIKQLLKICDWLAAPLGTKEYMFRKFGVEGTHYTMQDGKPVLTDKGKVEVKLPLEYIIDAPPILGPGDRARVDAQRAYQEKIVPTILRNPAEGLYSATAVDKAGEMSKIIDAAELDIVSGRKPIAYWDEAVTAWKKAGGDAARAEYEKAQSTK; from the coding sequence ATGGCCAATCAATCGCTCAGCCGACGCCGCTTCCTGGCACTGACCGGTGGCGCAGCCGCCGCGGTAGCCGGATCCGGTCTGCTCGCAGCCTGCGGCAGCTCGTCCACCCCCACAACCGGCGGCGCGGGCAGTGTCACCTTCCCCGAGTACGCCCCGGCGACGCTGGTGAAACCGGACCTGCCGGCGACCGCCGACGGCGTGATGGCCGGGTTCTACGACTATCCGGCGAACCTGGCGACCGCGTTCACCAGCAAGCCAGGCGAGGGCCTGGGGAACGTGACCGTCCTGACCAACATGTTCAACCCGGTGCCGCCAGGCGCGGGCTCGAACGCGTACTGGCAGGAGGTGAACACCCAGCTCGGGGCGACGCTGGACATCACGATGACGCCGTCCGCCGACTATCTCAGCAAGCTGTCGACCGTGATCGCCGGCGGCCAGCTACCCGACATGACGCTGATCTCGTCCAAGCTCGCCCACCGGGCGGACGTGCTGACCCGGTTGTGTGCCGACCTCAGCGAGTTCGTCTCGGGCTCGGCGATCACGGAGTACCCGTTCCTGGCCAACATTCCCAAAGACGCCTGGCTGTCCACGGCGTACGGCGGGGGCATCTTCGCGGTGCCGATCCCGCGCGGCATCGCCGGGACGATCTTCTTCGCCCGGGACGACCTCATCCGTGCCAAGGGCTTGAACACCGCCCCGGCCAGTTACGCCGAGTTCGTCAGGCTGGCCGAGGGGCTCACCGACGCGAAGGCGAACAAGTGGGCCTTCGGCGGTATCAAGCGGGTCATCGTCTTCGCCGGCACCATGCTGGGCGTGCCGAACACCTGGCGGGCCGACAACGGGAAGTTCGTCTCCGAGTTCGAGACCGAGCAGCGCAAGGAGGCGGTCGCCCGGACCGCGGAGCTGTACAAGAAGGGGCTGTTCCACCCGGACAGCCTCGGCGGCAAACTCCAGGTACGCGACCTGTTCGGCAACGGGACGATCGCGTTGCACGGCGACGGGTACGCCGCCTGGGACACCATGGCCGCCGCCTACAAGGTGGAGATCGGCGCGATGCCGGCCCCGAAGGCCGACGGAGGCGGCATCGCCCAGCATCCGGCGGGAGCCGCATCGTTCGCGATCACCGCGTTCAAGAAGGGCGACAAGGCTCGGATCAAGCAGTTGCTGAAGATCTGCGACTGGCTGGCCGCGCCACTCGGAACGAAGGAATACATGTTCCGCAAGTTCGGTGTCGAAGGCACGCATTACACGATGCAGGACGGCAAGCCGGTGCTCACCGACAAAGGCAAGGTCGAGGTCAAGCTTCCCCTCGAATACATCATCGACGCCCCGCCCATCCTCGGTCCCGGCGACCGGGCGCGGGTGGACGCCCAGCGGGCGTACCAGGAGAAGATCGTGCCGACCATCCTGCGCAACCCCGCTGAAGGGCTCTACTCGGCCACCGCGGTCGACAAGGCCGGCGAGATGAGCAAGATCATCGACGCTGCCGAGCTGGACATCGTCTCCGGCCGCAAGCCCATCGCGTACTGGGACGAGGCGGTCACCGCGTGGAAGAAGGCCGGCGGCGACGCCGCACGCGCCGAGTACGAAAAAGCCCAGTCCACCAAGTAG